In the Cytophagia bacterium CHB2 genome, AGGCGGGTTGTGGATGCATCCGCGCCAGCCGGGCTGGACCGACATGGAATGGCAAGCGCGCAATTGGCTTTATTTTACCTGGCTCTCCGGCGATCATATCGTCGAGCAGCACATTCACAACATCGACGTTGCGAATTGGGCATTGCAAGCGCATCCGGTCAAGGCCATGGGCATAGGCGGCCGTCAGGTTCGCGTCGATCCGGGATACGGCCACATCTTCGATCATTTCGCCATCGAGTTCGAATATCCCAACGGCGCGCGGGTGATGAGCATGTGCCGGCAAATCGACGGCACGACTTCAAACGTGAGCGAGCATCTCATCGGCACGAAAGGCACCTCCGATCCTTCGGCGTGGATCAAAAGCGCGAAGCCCTGGCGTTTCGACGTGGAAGCGCCGCCCAATCCTTACGTGCAAGAACATACCGACTTGATCGCCAGCATTCGCAAAGGCCAGCCGCTCAACGAAGGGCGGCAAGTGGCGGAGAGCACGCTGTCCGCGATCATGGGACGCGAAGCGGCTTACACCGGGCAAGCGATCACCTGGGATGAAATTTTGAATGCCGAGCTTGATATCACGCCGAAGAGTTTTGCTTTCGGAACGATGCCGGTAGCGCCGGTTGCCGTGCCGGGCGTGACGAAATTGGTGCGGACTACGTGATCAACGGCGAAGTCAGGCTTGGGCATGAGGCTTTCTAAAAATTCAGAAGCTTATAAGCCCAAGCCTGAGTTCGCCCATTAATCAATTTGGAGTATGCGAATGAAACGACGCGACTTTATGAAATCCGGCTTCGCCGCGAGCGTTGCGGCTCTGGCAACTTCGAATACTGTGCTTGCACAAGCGGGATCGCCGCCTCAGTCCGCAAAACATAAATTCAAAAAC is a window encoding:
- a CDS encoding Gfo/Idh/MocA family oxidoreductase, whose protein sequence is MLQNAGAPFTRRDFIKTTAAAAAGLMASGNFAFGYAAGETIRVGLIGCGGRGTGAAKDCVESSPGIDIVALGDLFPDRVSQCKEQLRNALGEHYKVNDEHCFTGFEAYKNVLASEIDMVILATPPGFRPMHLEAAIAAGKHVFMEKPVAVDPVGVRSVFASSDLAKQKNLGIVAGTQRRHQLAYLDAMKRIHAGAIGEIVAAQVYWNQGGLWMHPRQPGWTDMEWQARNWLYFTWLSGDHIVEQHIHNIDVANWALQAHPVKAMGIGGRQVRVDPGYGHIFDHFAIEFEYPNGARVMSMCRQIDGTTSNVSEHLIGTKGTSDPSAWIKSAKPWRFDVEAPPNPYVQEHTDLIASIRKGQPLNEGRQVAESTLSAIMGREAAYTGQAITWDEILNAELDITPKSFAFGTMPVAPVAVPGVTKLVRTT